One window of the Cryptomeria japonica chromosome 7, Sugi_1.0, whole genome shotgun sequence genome contains the following:
- the LOC131035429 gene encoding SKP1-like protein 1B: protein MVEEVAVQMGFTREEVKRAREKHAQKEAKEETRIPKAKHRFVLSLSWIIEYCKYHVDAAKTSEETTAISELDVKTWDKEFVKVDQATLFDIILAANYLNIENLLDLTCQTVADMIKGKTAEEIRKIFNIKNDYTREEEEEVRRENQWAFD from the exons ATGGTTGAGGAAGTGGCAGTGCAGATGGGATTCACCAGGGAGGAGGTGAAGCGGGCAAGAGAAAAACATGCACAgaaagaggccaaagaggaaaccagaATACCTAAG GCTAAACATAGATTTGTGCTTTCTCTTTCTTGGATTATCGAATATTGTAAGTATCATGTGGATGCCGCCAAAACCAGCGAAGAAACAACCGCCATTTCGGAGTTGGATGTGAAGACGTGGGATAAGGAGTTCGTGAAGGTGGATCAAGCTACCCTTTTTGATATTATACTG GCTGCAAACTATCTGAATATAGAGAATCTTCTGGACTTAACGTGCCAAACTGTAGCTGACATGATTAAGGGCAAAACAGCAGAAGAGATCCGAAAGATATTTAACATAAAAAATGACTACACTCGTGAAGAGGAGGAAGAAGTCAGGCGTGAAAATCAATGGGCCTTTGACTAA